A region from the Papaver somniferum cultivar HN1 unplaced genomic scaffold, ASM357369v1 unplaced-scaffold_125, whole genome shotgun sequence genome encodes:
- the LOC113331296 gene encoding histidine-containing phosphotransfer protein 1-like, translating into MAMMALKQELAQYLSQNFMDGTLNRQYEELQKLRDINNLRFIVEVLTLFCSETERMKPFMNIPTVESYVQTIRGSSTTIGSQNVTLSCDEFCRASERKNIAGCHKALLQLIREFYHTRDVFKKIIELERKIIYLATKTQA; encoded by the exons ATGGCAATGATGGCCCTCAAGCAAGAATTGGCTCAATACTTATCTCAGAATTTCATGGAT GGAACTTTGAATAGACAGTATGAAGAACTCCAAAAACTACGAGACATCAATAACCTTCGATTCATCGTTGAAGTGCTAACATTGTTCTGCAGCGAAACAGAACGGAT GAAACCTTTTATGAATATTCCCACAGTTGAAAGCTATGTCCAGACCATAAGAGGAAGCAGCACGAC TATTGGATCTCAGAATGTAACTCTGTCATGCGATGAGTTTTGTCGGGCCAGTGAACGGAAAAACATAGCAGG GTGTCACAAGGCATTGTTGCAGCTCATTCGTGAATTTTATCACACGAGAGATGTGTTTAAGAAAATCATAGAG CTAGAACGCAAGATTATATATTTGGCTACAAAAACACAAGCTTAG